A region from the Cyprinus carpio isolate SPL01 chromosome A8, ASM1834038v1, whole genome shotgun sequence genome encodes:
- the LOC109061939 gene encoding tumor necrosis factor receptor superfamily member 14-like isoform X2, which produces MVGFLQPVRHEIFLFLLFVLCTLFPFGKSCGPSEYKSAAGECCPMCNIGSIVLRDCSGDLSTTCKPCTPGTFISEPNGLPKCFTCRNCVESQGLYIQRKCTTIQDTICAVLDGYYCIDFSNLQCSHAQKHSVCKPGQETKTPGTKTSDTVCADCPHGFYSPSGLNCTKWTDCSSRNERETENGSSVKDVTCIPKRRERYGLIFAIVLTPLFYIILYLAPQSTSCKLKHPVEETNPAITTQPESNTPEENLGTS; this is translated from the exons ATGGTGGGGTTTTTACAACCCGTACGAcatgaaatatttctttttcttcttttcg TTCTTTGTACACTGTTCCCATTCGGAAAATCTTGTGGCCCGAGTGAATATAAATCAGCAGCTGGAGAATGTTGCCCCATGTGCAATATTG GATCAATAGTTCTCAGGGACTGTAGTGGGGACTTAAGTACCACATGCAAACCCTGCACTCCAGGAACATTCATTAGTGAACCTAATGGCCTTCCTAAATGTTTCACATGCAGAAACTGTGTTGaaa GTCAAGGCCTTTACATCCAGCGTAAATGCACTACAATACAAGACACCATCTGTGCTGTACTTGATGGATATTACTGCATTGATTTCTCAAATTTACAGTGCAGTCATGCTCAAAAACACAGTGTTTGCAAACCAGGACAAGAAACAAAAACACCTG GAACCAAGACATCAGATACAGTATGTGCGGACTGCCCTCATGGGTTTTATTCTCCATCAGGTCTGAACTGCACCAAATGGACAGA ttgttcATCTAGgaatgaaagagagacagaaaatggCAGCTCTGTTAAAGATGTCACATGCATACCGAAAAGACGGGAAAGATATGGTCTCATTTTTGCAATAGTTTTAACACCATTATTCTACATAATTCTATACCTTGCCCCACAGAGCACAA gttgTAAACTTAAA CATCCTGTtgaagaaacaaatccagcaaTTACAACTCAACCCGAAAGCAACACACC GGAGGAAAATTTAGGAACAAGTTGA
- the LOC109061939 gene encoding tumor necrosis factor receptor superfamily member 14-like isoform X1, protein MVGFLQPVRHEIFLFLLFAVLCTLFPFGKSCGPSEYKSAAGECCPMCNIGSIVLRDCSGDLSTTCKPCTPGTFISEPNGLPKCFTCRNCVESQGLYIQRKCTTIQDTICAVLDGYYCIDFSNLQCSHAQKHSVCKPGQETKTPGTKTSDTVCADCPHGFYSPSGLNCTKWTDCSSRNERETENGSSVKDVTCIPKRRERYGLIFAIVLTPLFYIILYLAPQSTSCKLKHPVEETNPAITTQPESNTPEENLGTS, encoded by the exons ATGGTGGGGTTTTTACAACCCGTACGAcatgaaatatttctttttcttcttttcg CAGTTCTTTGTACACTGTTCCCATTCGGAAAATCTTGTGGCCCGAGTGAATATAAATCAGCAGCTGGAGAATGTTGCCCCATGTGCAATATTG GATCAATAGTTCTCAGGGACTGTAGTGGGGACTTAAGTACCACATGCAAACCCTGCACTCCAGGAACATTCATTAGTGAACCTAATGGCCTTCCTAAATGTTTCACATGCAGAAACTGTGTTGaaa GTCAAGGCCTTTACATCCAGCGTAAATGCACTACAATACAAGACACCATCTGTGCTGTACTTGATGGATATTACTGCATTGATTTCTCAAATTTACAGTGCAGTCATGCTCAAAAACACAGTGTTTGCAAACCAGGACAAGAAACAAAAACACCTG GAACCAAGACATCAGATACAGTATGTGCGGACTGCCCTCATGGGTTTTATTCTCCATCAGGTCTGAACTGCACCAAATGGACAGA ttgttcATCTAGgaatgaaagagagacagaaaatggCAGCTCTGTTAAAGATGTCACATGCATACCGAAAAGACGGGAAAGATATGGTCTCATTTTTGCAATAGTTTTAACACCATTATTCTACATAATTCTATACCTTGCCCCACAGAGCACAA gttgTAAACTTAAA CATCCTGTtgaagaaacaaatccagcaaTTACAACTCAACCCGAAAGCAACACACC GGAGGAAAATTTAGGAACAAGTTGA
- the LOC109075670 gene encoding tumor necrosis factor receptor superfamily member 14-like: LITVLTQEGHAEYAEEEEFGGVFCQSIFIIATNFELCFCGCARAEYDINGECCPMCAPGNHVYWDCTIDTRTTCVPCPESTYTDEPNGLTECFSCTVCDTDQHLKVKKACTRSADTICEPQEGLHCIKLNKESCTLALEHTECKPGQYIKQSGTAFTDTLCAGCIDGTYSNGSLKACLPHSKCETMGLTEIKAGTSSSDAECEKVTSVGLIVGVTIAVLVGVVAVAAAVAAVKLACIRKHKARRSKKPGVCRTPQQATEDDESRWQTQLDLL; the protein is encoded by the exons CTGATTACTGTACTTACTCAAGAGGGTCATGCCGAGTATGCAGAGGAAGAAGAGTTTGGTGGAGTTTTCTGCCAAAGCATCT TCATCATCGCAACTAATTTTGAACTTTGCTTCTGTGGATGTGCCCGTGCTGAATATGATATAAATGGAGAATGCTGCCCCATGTGTGCCCCTG GGAACCATGTTTATTGGGATTGTACTATTGACACGAGAACAACATGTGTTCCTTGTCCTGAATCAACTTACACAGATGAACCCAATGGACTCACAGAATGTTTTTCCTGCACTGTGTGTGATACAG ACCAACACTTAAAAGTGAAAAAGGCCTGTACACGCTCTGCAGATACAATTTGTGAGCCTCAGGAAGGACTCCATTGcattaaactaaataaagaatCCTGTACATTAGCACTGGAACACACTGAATGTAAACCTGGACAATATATTAAACAATCAG gaaCAGCATTTACTGATACTTTATGTGCTGGCTGCATAGATGGAACTTATTCAAATGGCTCTCTAAAGGCCTGCCTACCACATTCAAA ATGTGAGACTATGGGACTTACAGAAATAAAAGCAGGAACATCGTCCTCTGATGCTGAATGTGAGAAAGTGACTTCGGTTGGTCTTATAGTTGGAGTCACAATTGCAGTTCTTGTAGGTGTTGTGGCTGTGGCTGCGGCTGTGGCTGCTGTTAAATTAGCATGCATCAGAAAACATAAAGCAAGGCGCTCTAAGAAAC cagGTGTCTGTCGCACCCCACAACAAGCAACTGAGGATGATGAATCG agatgGCAGACTCAGCTCGACCTACTTTGA